One stretch of Riemerella columbina DNA includes these proteins:
- a CDS encoding DeoR/GlpR family DNA-binding transcription regulator, translating into MNITKRHQYILDQLKQENHVLVSELAKALEVSEVTIRKDFKVLEKKGLLFRNHGGASLVNPYVVDRPISHKQHLNKSEKNRIAIAATEVIEDHDVVILGSGTTVLNMVESFPKDKTVTVITSSLLIANMLSQYEKIAVIQIGGEVRRSSQSTVGPVAQKFMEEISANKLFLGVDGIDLDFGISTSNTAEAHLNRMMIKNASKTYILSDHSKFGKKGLGQICSLRNIDCLITDQSPSEEIKKTLEKLSIQLVVT; encoded by the coding sequence ATGAATATCACTAAAAGACATCAGTATATTTTAGACCAACTAAAGCAGGAGAATCATGTTTTGGTTTCGGAATTGGCTAAGGCTTTAGAAGTTTCTGAAGTGACGATTAGGAAAGACTTTAAAGTCTTAGAAAAAAAGGGGCTTTTATTTAGAAACCACGGCGGCGCCAGCTTGGTGAACCCTTATGTGGTGGATAGACCTATAAGCCATAAACAACACCTTAACAAATCTGAAAAAAACAGAATTGCCATTGCCGCAACTGAGGTTATAGAGGATCATGATGTGGTGATCTTGGGCTCCGGTACTACGGTGCTGAATATGGTGGAGAGTTTCCCAAAAGATAAAACCGTTACGGTGATTACCTCATCTCTCCTCATTGCGAATATGCTCTCTCAGTACGAAAAAATTGCCGTTATTCAAATTGGTGGAGAGGTAAGGCGCTCCTCCCAATCTACCGTGGGACCTGTGGCACAGAAGTTTATGGAAGAAATCTCTGCCAATAAGCTATTCTTGGGCGTAGATGGTATTGATTTAGATTTTGGTATCTCCACCTCTAACACAGCGGAAGCTCACCTTAACCGGATGATGATTAAAAATGCGAGCAAAACCTATATCCTTTCCGACCATTCTAAATTTGGCAAAAAGGGCTTAGGGCAAATCTGCTCGCTAAGGAATATAGACTGCCTTATTACCGACCAATCCCCCAGCGAAGAAATAAAAAAAACTTTGGAAAAACTGAGTATACAATTGGTTGTCACCTAG
- a CDS encoding NifU family protein: MRNIIIEATENPKVMKFIADYTLIPGALELDRQSDISEIPLAQELFNYPFVDKIFITANFVAVAKQDTVEWEHVAQNLKNVIEDELLANPRIYKAKAKIAYQIYAEMTPNPSVMKFVSSKLLIDGFVEVKSRSEAQEVPLAQAIFDEFDFAQEVFISDNFVAVTKDDSVQWHEVMVAVRAFIAEYLQNGGEISRLKPQAHENPVEQIINREYTDQEQKISDILNEYVAPAVENDGGKISLIEYDESTKTAKMLLQGACSGCPSSTATLKGGIENILKQFVPDLVEKVEAVNG, from the coding sequence ATGCGAAACATCATTATAGAAGCCACAGAAAACCCAAAGGTGATGAAATTTATTGCCGACTATACCCTGATCCCTGGGGCACTGGAGCTGGATAGACAATCGGATATTTCCGAAATTCCTCTGGCTCAGGAGTTGTTTAATTATCCTTTTGTGGATAAGATTTTCATCACGGCTAATTTTGTGGCGGTAGCCAAGCAAGATACGGTAGAATGGGAGCATGTTGCCCAGAATTTGAAAAATGTAATTGAAGATGAACTCCTCGCCAACCCAAGAATTTATAAAGCCAAAGCGAAAATAGCGTATCAAATCTATGCGGAGATGACTCCGAACCCTTCAGTGATGAAATTTGTGTCTTCCAAGCTGCTGATTGATGGCTTTGTGGAAGTGAAATCAAGATCGGAAGCGCAAGAAGTGCCTTTAGCACAAGCTATTTTTGATGAATTTGACTTTGCTCAAGAGGTGTTTATCTCGGATAACTTTGTAGCGGTAACGAAAGATGATTCTGTACAATGGCACGAGGTTATGGTGGCTGTACGCGCCTTTATTGCGGAATATTTACAAAATGGCGGCGAAATTTCTCGCCTTAAACCACAAGCCCACGAAAATCCTGTGGAGCAAATTATCAACCGTGAATATACCGACCAAGAACAGAAAATCAGCGATATTCTTAATGAATATGTTGCGCCTGCAGTGGAAAATGATGGAGGGAAAATCTCACTCATTGAATATGATGAAAGTACCAAAACGGCAAAAATGCTCCTCCAAGGGGCGTGTAGTGGCTGCCCAAGCTCTACCGCAACGCTGAAAGGTGGTATAGAAAATATTCTGAAACAATTTGTGCCAGATTTAGTAGAAAAGGTGGAAGCCGTTAATGGATAA
- a CDS encoding gamma carbonic anhydrase family protein, which produces MALIRTLLGKTPQIGEDTFLAENATIIGDVQMGKECSIWYNAVIRGDVHYIKMGDRVNVQDNAMLHCTYQKYPLTIGNNVSIGHNAIVHGCTLHDNVLIGMGAIVMDNCVVESNSIVGAGSVVTQGTHIKSGEVWGGIPAKKLKDISPELLEGEVNRIAQNYVKYSSWYKEE; this is translated from the coding sequence ATGGCACTAATTAGAACCCTTTTAGGCAAAACACCACAAATTGGCGAAGACACTTTTTTAGCCGAAAACGCTACCATCATCGGCGATGTACAAATGGGAAAAGAATGCAGCATCTGGTATAATGCCGTGATCCGTGGCGATGTACATTATATCAAAATGGGCGACCGTGTGAATGTTCAAGACAACGCGATGCTCCACTGTACCTATCAAAAATACCCACTGACCATCGGCAATAATGTATCTATAGGGCATAATGCCATTGTGCACGGCTGCACGCTCCACGACAATGTATTGATTGGAATGGGCGCCATTGTGATGGACAATTGCGTGGTAGAGAGCAACTCTATTGTGGGCGCAGGCTCCGTGGTAACCCAAGGCACACACATCAAATCTGGCGAGGTTTGGGGTGGCATTCCAGCCAAGAAACTCAAAGATATTTCCCCTGAATTATTGGAAGGCGAGGTCAATAGAATCGCCCAAAATTATGTCAAATATTCCAGTTGGTATAAGGAGGAATAA
- a CDS encoding YihY/virulence factor BrkB family protein, whose translation MKQKNAFWEILKTTFKEWNNSPASRDSAGLAYYAMFSLPGLLIIIIWIAGLFLGDDNVRQELLTKMSEVIGKDSTENFTEMITNALADGKNFWMKTVGVLALIFGATTLFFNLQQSLNRVWGVRQASTETIKEYIKDRGLAFLLIVVIALLFLANLLAASLLSASNVWLEQHFGTSVTLAFSVVNFIISIGLITLLFMFIFKYMPDISISWRAVWVGALLTAIWFEIGKYLIGFYFEYSKPSSVFGAAGSLILVMIWMNYICQILFLGAVFTKVYAQHKNYEIKPSEGAEWIPQH comes from the coding sequence ATGAAACAAAAAAACGCTTTTTGGGAAATATTAAAAACCACTTTTAAGGAATGGAACAACTCGCCCGCTTCTCGGGATAGTGCGGGCTTGGCATATTATGCGATGTTCTCGCTGCCAGGGTTGCTCATCATTATCATTTGGATTGCAGGCTTATTTTTAGGCGATGATAATGTGCGACAAGAACTCCTAACCAAGATGAGCGAGGTCATCGGCAAAGATTCCACAGAAAATTTCACAGAAATGATAACCAATGCCTTGGCAGACGGCAAAAACTTCTGGATGAAGACCGTGGGTGTTTTAGCATTAATCTTCGGTGCAACAACTTTATTCTTTAACCTCCAACAATCGTTGAACAGGGTGTGGGGCGTACGCCAAGCCTCCACCGAAACCATTAAAGAATACATAAAAGACAGAGGCTTAGCCTTTTTGTTAATCGTGGTGATTGCCCTTTTATTCTTAGCGAACTTATTAGCAGCATCGCTATTGTCCGCGTCTAATGTATGGCTGGAGCAGCACTTTGGCACTTCCGTAACTTTGGCATTCAGCGTGGTCAATTTTATCATCAGCATAGGGTTAATCACCCTTTTGTTTATGTTTATATTCAAATATATGCCAGATATATCCATCTCGTGGAGGGCAGTATGGGTGGGCGCCTTGCTCACGGCAATATGGTTTGAAATAGGGAAGTATCTCATCGGTTTTTATTTTGAATACTCCAAGCCATCATCGGTCTTTGGGGCGGCAGGCTCCTTGATTTTGGTGATGATATGGATGAACTACATCTGCCAGATCTTATTCTTGGGCGCAGTATTTACTAAAGTCTACGCACAGCACAAAAATTACGAGATAAAACCCTCCGAAGGGGCGGAATGGATACCCCAACACTAA
- the glpT gene encoding glycerol-3-phosphate transporter, whose protein sequence is MMKSFLSPPKHIPLLPKEQIDRVYKSKRLQVFIGIFVGYAGYYLVRKNFSLAMPHLEETGFSKASLGLALSANAIAYGLSKFIMGGISDRSDARKFLALGLILSSLVTFLLGTSLGLSSITIMFILQFLIGWFQGMGWPPSGRVMTHWFSQNERGTKMSFWNVAHNVGGGLLGPLVVYGTLWFGSWEVGTFWFPAVIGIIIALISLLLVRDTPQSCGLPPIEEYRNDYPKNYSEHSEEELTAKEIFFTYVLKNKTLWFIAWANAFVYLVRYGVLDWAPTYLQTVKHYNIKEIGWAYSAYEWAAIPGTIVCGWLSDKVFKKRSVTTMLYMALVMVFVFIYWKNMDSKLLDSIALIAIGFLIYGPVMLIGVQALDLAPKKAAGTAAGLTGLLGYLVGTAILANITIGYLVGHYGWDAGFILLIVACLLSILFVAFTYKEETELLNSKS, encoded by the coding sequence ATGATGAAATCATTTTTATCTCCACCTAAGCATATACCTCTACTACCCAAAGAGCAGATAGATAGGGTGTATAAGAGTAAAAGACTACAAGTTTTTATAGGAATATTTGTAGGTTATGCGGGGTATTATCTCGTAAGGAAAAATTTCTCCTTAGCTATGCCTCATTTAGAAGAGACGGGCTTTTCTAAAGCAAGTTTAGGGTTGGCATTGTCTGCTAATGCAATAGCTTATGGGCTTTCTAAGTTCATTATGGGAGGAATTTCTGACCGTAGTGATGCTCGTAAGTTTTTAGCTTTGGGGCTTATTCTATCCTCCTTGGTTACATTTCTTTTAGGGACTAGTTTGGGATTATCCTCCATTACGATTATGTTTATCCTTCAGTTTCTCATTGGGTGGTTCCAAGGAATGGGCTGGCCACCAAGCGGTAGGGTTATGACGCACTGGTTCTCCCAAAACGAAAGAGGAACTAAAATGTCTTTTTGGAATGTCGCTCATAATGTTGGGGGAGGTTTGCTTGGTCCCCTGGTGGTATATGGAACTTTGTGGTTTGGATCTTGGGAGGTAGGTACTTTTTGGTTTCCAGCGGTTATAGGCATTATTATCGCGCTAATATCTTTACTTTTGGTTAGGGATACCCCGCAGTCTTGTGGCTTACCTCCAATTGAAGAATACCGCAATGATTATCCTAAAAATTATTCAGAGCATTCGGAGGAGGAACTTACCGCTAAAGAGATCTTCTTTACTTATGTTCTCAAAAATAAAACGCTATGGTTTATTGCGTGGGCTAATGCCTTTGTGTACTTGGTTCGGTATGGGGTGTTAGATTGGGCACCTACTTATCTTCAAACCGTTAAACATTATAATATTAAAGAAATAGGTTGGGCATATTCTGCCTACGAATGGGCGGCTATTCCAGGGACCATTGTTTGCGGATGGCTTAGTGATAAGGTGTTTAAAAAACGCTCTGTTACCACTATGCTCTATATGGCATTGGTAATGGTGTTTGTATTCATTTACTGGAAAAATATGGATAGCAAACTTTTGGATAGTATTGCGCTAATTGCTATTGGATTTTTAATCTATGGTCCTGTAATGCTCATAGGCGTGCAGGCATTAGATTTAGCACCTAAAAAAGCAGCTGGTACAGCAGCAGGGCTCACAGGATTACTCGGTTACCTTGTTGGGACAGCCATCTTAGCTAATATTACCATTGGTTATTTGGTGGGGCACTACGGTTGGGATGCTGGCTTTATACTTCTTATTGTAGCCTGTCTATTGTCCATTCTATTTGTAGCATTCACCTATAAAGAAGAAACGGAATTATTAAACTCTAAATCATAA
- a CDS encoding glycerophosphodiester phosphodiesterase family protein has product MLKNVLKASVAVCLVTMVSCNADREVQNPDVDATKVEVKQLSPEMIKVRDYVPENAVIAHRGSTFWTPEETEAAFRWARETGADYMEADLQVSKDGVILALHDDNLKRTTNIETVYGEHLPSTRKQYYLDLGYTSAEADQMVADDQKNFYPNLPSSYTYEELLKLDAGTWFNEVNPERARAGYTTQHQYISSLEDMIMYARGYKLKRDANGERVATTKVLTTEVMSHPLSGAKEKRVKYTTQYVVDDQDTGNRPGIYVEFKEPWLNPAEFEKMVYDELDQYNMNIITKPEAENTPFYINGKVNVGNTNGKVILQTFSLQSLKRIKDFFKGQVPMCFLLWKGTGATDMSDDSPQGYASFINLGVDNLAHFAGPSIAGAPNNYPELLKPWQADLIRRSNMKIHPYSFDTKDQMKKYFGDYNFGNSIGNLAAPPYCDAMFTNRAEETLHYYVEKGVRNKNAAQNVPDSSELLKRLGY; this is encoded by the coding sequence ATGCTAAAAAATGTACTAAAAGCAAGCGTAGCCGTATGTTTAGTAACTATGGTGTCTTGTAATGCAGATCGGGAAGTACAGAATCCTGATGTTGATGCAACAAAAGTAGAGGTGAAACAGCTTTCGCCAGAGATGATTAAAGTGCGAGATTATGTGCCAGAAAATGCCGTAATTGCACACAGAGGCTCCACATTCTGGACGCCAGAGGAAACAGAAGCCGCATTTAGATGGGCAAGAGAAACAGGCGCTGACTATATGGAAGCAGACTTACAAGTTTCTAAAGACGGCGTGATCTTAGCCCTTCATGATGACAACTTGAAGCGGACCACAAATATTGAAACCGTTTATGGTGAGCATTTACCATCAACAAGAAAACAATATTACTTAGATTTAGGCTACACCTCTGCAGAGGCAGACCAAATGGTAGCAGATGACCAAAAGAATTTTTACCCTAACCTACCAAGCTCTTACACCTATGAGGAATTATTGAAATTAGATGCTGGAACATGGTTTAATGAGGTTAACCCAGAAAGAGCCAGAGCAGGCTATACAACACAGCACCAGTACATTTCTTCTTTAGAAGATATGATTATGTATGCCAGAGGTTATAAACTCAAAAGAGATGCTAACGGAGAGCGTGTGGCTACAACCAAAGTACTAACCACGGAGGTGATGTCTCATCCACTATCTGGTGCCAAAGAAAAAAGAGTAAAATACACCACGCAGTATGTGGTAGATGACCAAGATACAGGGAACCGCCCAGGGATTTATGTTGAGTTTAAAGAACCGTGGCTCAACCCTGCAGAGTTTGAAAAAATGGTGTATGATGAGTTGGATCAATACAATATGAACATCATCACAAAACCAGAAGCGGAGAATACACCATTCTATATCAATGGTAAAGTAAATGTAGGAAATACCAATGGTAAAGTGATTTTACAAACCTTCTCACTACAAAGTTTAAAGAGAATAAAAGATTTCTTTAAAGGGCAAGTGCCTATGTGTTTCTTATTATGGAAAGGTACAGGTGCTACAGATATGTCTGATGATTCTCCTCAGGGGTACGCCTCGTTTATTAACTTAGGGGTAGATAATTTAGCCCATTTTGCAGGGCCATCTATTGCAGGGGCGCCTAACAATTATCCAGAATTACTTAAACCTTGGCAAGCAGACCTTATCAGACGCTCTAATATGAAAATTCACCCTTATTCTTTTGATACCAAAGATCAAATGAAAAAATACTTCGGAGATTATAACTTTGGCAATAGCATAGGTAACTTGGCAGCACCACCATATTGTGATGCTATGTTTACCAACAGAGCTGAAGAAACACTACATTATTATGTGGAAAAAGGCGTAAGAAATAAAAATGCCGCTCAGAATGTACCAGACTCTTCAGAACTACTTAAAAGATTAGGATACTAA
- a CDS encoding Crp/Fnr family transcriptional regulator, with the protein MKNKNDFIKALLQGFTIPLSPKALNKAIPLFYSKLMSAGDFIVSNGDYCDFIFYAKDSATRCYTEDAEGNETTEWIESPAMFLTDLKTFFTHEKSQCNIHLYQDSEVICIKKKDLDALCAEFHEWSLILNDILSKYLLRTYEILDLFVRNDVADNYQLFEERFPDLLKIVPLKHIASRLNISPVSLSRIRKNNKKSNNITVLFSL; encoded by the coding sequence ATGAAAAACAAAAACGACTTCATCAAGGCTCTACTACAGGGTTTCACTATCCCCTTGAGCCCAAAAGCGCTCAATAAAGCCATTCCTCTCTTTTATTCAAAATTGATGTCGGCAGGAGATTTCATTGTCTCTAATGGCGATTATTGCGATTTTATCTTCTACGCTAAAGACTCTGCCACCAGATGCTACACCGAAGATGCAGAAGGCAACGAAACCACAGAATGGATAGAATCTCCCGCTATGTTCCTAACCGATCTCAAAACCTTTTTCACCCACGAGAAAAGCCAATGCAACATCCATCTCTACCAAGATTCGGAGGTTATTTGTATCAAAAAGAAAGATCTAGACGCCCTATGCGCAGAGTTCCACGAATGGTCTTTAATCCTTAATGATATCCTAAGCAAATATTTATTAAGAACTTATGAAATATTAGACCTCTTTGTAAGGAATGATGTGGCGGATAATTACCAATTATTTGAGGAAAGGTTTCCCGACTTGCTAAAAATAGTTCCGCTAAAGCACATTGCCTCTAGGCTCAATATATCCCCTGTATCTTTATCTAGGATAAGAAAAAATAATAAAAAAAGTAACAATATAACCGTTTTATTTTCCCTTTAA
- a CDS encoding porin → MKKNIILIALLSLGISGQALAQDRAAIKPYYIYDNPEDDVKITLGARFITDLAYNSSDFTPVRSGADISDARVRTSLTYKNWYFYGDFDFGGGKFHQRNLFVRYYLKNDEQSSKSIKFGYYAEPFSMNLNTSEYAMKFINRPTTVNALGNFRALGVTYKYYNNHFFSDQGIFTEDVLENKKPAGNQSWNLTGRYVYIPVNKPELTAHIGTSLRYRQINGGELINEGRTLKTNLNVSSALEMGDHNKEFLNANVPWAKNLYKIGFEGLVKTPRFFARGEYMMQKITKQRPDQELFDAQLGGVWSWTTLKSWQKANPLGDSNFDGGYLELGYLLNNKSNYKYNKEFALISGNYEPGALELVARYSYTNLNDIKDGDVFLKGKNKFYPDGNITDYPNESLSIAGGKAHAATVGLNYTINRHAIISAGYTYTNLDNPYYPDDKNFHSVQARMMFSF, encoded by the coding sequence ATGAAAAAGAATATCATACTGATAGCATTACTTTCCTTAGGTATTTCAGGACAAGCATTGGCACAAGATAGAGCCGCTATCAAACCTTATTATATTTATGACAATCCGGAAGACGATGTTAAAATCACATTAGGTGCCAGATTCATTACAGATTTAGCTTATAACAGCAGTGATTTTACCCCAGTAAGATCCGGTGCAGACATCTCAGATGCCCGTGTAAGAACCTCTCTAACTTACAAAAACTGGTATTTCTATGGCGATTTTGATTTCGGTGGAGGTAAATTCCATCAGCGCAATCTCTTTGTAAGATATTATTTAAAAAATGACGAACAAAGTTCTAAGAGCATCAAGTTCGGATACTACGCAGAGCCGTTTTCTATGAACCTGAATACCAGTGAGTATGCTATGAAGTTCATCAACCGTCCTACTACGGTAAACGCTTTAGGGAACTTCCGTGCTTTGGGGGTTACTTATAAATATTATAACAACCACTTCTTCTCAGACCAAGGGATATTTACCGAAGATGTCTTAGAAAATAAAAAACCAGCAGGTAACCAAAGCTGGAACCTCACAGGGCGCTATGTTTACATCCCAGTAAATAAACCAGAACTTACCGCTCATATTGGTACATCTTTAAGATACAGACAAATCAACGGAGGAGAGCTCATTAACGAAGGCAGAACACTAAAAACCAACCTTAATGTATCATCAGCATTAGAAATGGGAGACCACAATAAAGAATTCCTTAATGCTAATGTGCCATGGGCTAAAAACCTTTACAAAATAGGTTTTGAAGGATTGGTGAAAACGCCAAGATTCTTTGCGCGTGGAGAGTATATGATGCAGAAAATAACCAAGCAAAGACCTGATCAAGAGCTGTTTGATGCTCAGTTAGGTGGCGTTTGGAGCTGGACCACACTTAAGAGCTGGCAAAAAGCCAACCCGCTTGGAGATTCTAACTTTGATGGTGGTTACTTAGAATTAGGCTACTTGCTTAATAACAAATCCAACTATAAATACAATAAGGAATTCGCATTGATTAGTGGGAACTATGAGCCAGGAGCTTTAGAATTAGTCGCAAGATACAGCTACACTAACCTAAACGATATCAAGGATGGAGATGTGTTCCTAAAAGGTAAAAATAAATTTTATCCAGATGGCAATATTACCGACTACCCTAATGAATCATTGAGTATTGCAGGAGGGAAGGCGCATGCCGCTACCGTAGGGCTTAACTACACCATTAACAGGCATGCCATCATATCTGCGGGATATACCTATACCAATTTAGATAATCCATATTACCCAGATGATAAAAACTTCCATTCTGTACAAGCAAGAATGATGTTCTCTTTTTAA
- a CDS encoding glycerol-3-phosphate dehydrogenase/oxidase — protein sequence MNMKRSEILNSFEIQNQEIWDVVVIGGGATGLGVAIDSACRGYKTLLLEQSDFAKSTSSKSTKLVHGGVRYMAQGYIDLVKEACKERGLLLKNAPHLTKNMTFVIPIYTWLDRWMYTIGLKFYDFLAGKLSLGKSHFINKEKTIQHLPTVKKQGLKGGVVYHDGQFDDARLALNLAQTAIEKGATVLNYAKVTALSKDEHQQLNGLRFHDEISKKNYEVRAKAIVNATGVFADTINRMDHGTDKKTISPSQGIHLMIDKKFCPTDSAIMIPKTEDGRVLFAVPWHNKIILGTTDTPVKHESLEPKASEKEIDFILDTAKNYLQPAPTRADIESVFAGLRPLAAAEEGQKTKEVSRSHKLIVAPSRLVSIIGGKWTTYRKMAEDTMDRIEEVMQWKKINSNTEHLKIHGYREGVSQTDELYFYGSDEEPLKKLAAETSYGNEYLSPSLGIRKIQVVWAVRKEMAVHVEDVLARRTRALLLDQEEAVRIAPEVAKIMAEELHKDQTWIDAELEHFNHVASIYH from the coding sequence ATGAATATGAAACGAAGCGAAATTTTAAATTCTTTTGAAATTCAAAATCAAGAGATTTGGGATGTGGTGGTAATAGGCGGCGGCGCTACAGGATTAGGCGTTGCTATAGACTCCGCGTGTAGAGGTTACAAAACATTGCTTTTAGAGCAGAGTGATTTTGCTAAATCTACCTCCAGCAAGAGTACCAAACTGGTGCACGGTGGTGTGCGCTATATGGCACAAGGGTATATAGATTTGGTGAAAGAAGCCTGCAAAGAGCGCGGACTATTGCTTAAGAATGCACCGCACCTTACTAAAAATATGACCTTCGTTATTCCTATCTATACTTGGTTAGACCGCTGGATGTACACCATAGGATTGAAATTTTACGATTTCTTAGCAGGAAAGTTGAGTTTAGGAAAGTCACACTTTATCAATAAAGAAAAAACCATCCAGCACCTGCCAACGGTAAAAAAACAAGGGCTCAAAGGCGGGGTGGTTTATCATGATGGGCAGTTTGATGATGCTCGCTTAGCACTAAATTTAGCACAGACGGCTATTGAAAAAGGCGCTACAGTTCTCAATTATGCTAAGGTGACCGCCCTCTCTAAAGATGAACATCAGCAGTTGAATGGTCTTCGTTTTCACGATGAGATTTCTAAAAAAAACTATGAGGTTAGAGCAAAAGCGATTGTGAATGCCACGGGAGTCTTTGCGGATACCATCAATAGAATGGACCACGGCACAGATAAAAAGACCATTAGCCCAAGCCAAGGGATACACCTAATGATTGATAAAAAATTCTGTCCCACAGATTCCGCCATTATGATACCTAAAACCGAGGATGGTAGAGTGCTATTTGCTGTGCCTTGGCATAATAAAATTATTTTAGGAACCACAGATACCCCAGTAAAACACGAATCATTAGAGCCTAAAGCTTCGGAGAAAGAAATAGACTTTATTTTAGATACGGCTAAAAATTATCTTCAGCCAGCACCTACACGCGCTGATATAGAGAGTGTTTTTGCAGGGTTAAGACCTCTGGCGGCAGCGGAAGAAGGTCAAAAAACAAAAGAAGTTTCCCGTAGCCATAAGCTTATTGTCGCGCCGTCTCGCTTAGTGAGCATCATCGGAGGGAAATGGACAACCTATAGAAAAATGGCAGAAGATACCATGGATAGGATAGAAGAGGTTATGCAATGGAAAAAAATAAATTCTAACACAGAGCATTTAAAAATTCATGGCTATCGGGAAGGGGTGTCTCAAACAGATGAGCTCTATTTCTACGGAAGCGATGAGGAACCATTAAAAAAGTTAGCCGCAGAAACCTCTTATGGGAACGAATATTTGAGTCCATCGTTAGGCATCAGAAAAATACAAGTGGTGTGGGCGGTAAGAAAAGAAATGGCTGTTCATGTGGAAGATGTTTTGGCTAGAAGAACCAGAGCACTACTTTTAGATCAAGAGGAAGCCGTGAGAATCGCTCCAGAAGTGGCTAAAATTATGGCGGAAGAACTACATAAAGACCAAACTTGGATAGATGCAGAATTAGAGCATTTTAATCATGTGGCAAGCATTTATCACTAA
- the hemH gene encoding ferrochelatase gives MAKKGILLVNLGSPKSTKVADVKSYLDEFLMDEKVIDYRWFFRALLVRGIILNTRPPKSAAAYESIWTPEGSPLIVYTEKIKQKLQQRVDLPVAIGMRYAEPSIKHGIQELVDQGVTDIVLFPLYPQYAMSTTETVIEKAEEVRKKYFPKIRINYVQPFYNREIYINCLAESLQEKLPAEFDALQFSYHGVPERHLYKTDPTHTCNLNDCCSREDNPSHSFCYRHQCFKTTELVIEKLNIPKEKTVISFQSRLGKDKWIEPYTDETLAALPQKGVKKLAICCPAFVSDCLETLEEIAIEGKEEFLHAGGSAYHYLPCLNDEDRWIEVIKTLCEEELEKFYLVG, from the coding sequence ATGGCAAAAAAAGGTATATTATTAGTAAATTTAGGTTCGCCAAAATCGACAAAGGTAGCGGATGTTAAAAGCTATTTAGATGAATTCCTAATGGATGAAAAGGTGATAGACTACCGCTGGTTTTTCCGTGCACTCTTGGTTCGTGGTATTATTTTGAACACGCGCCCGCCTAAATCTGCCGCTGCCTATGAGAGTATTTGGACGCCAGAAGGCTCTCCACTGATTGTCTACACAGAGAAAATTAAACAAAAACTCCAACAGCGTGTAGACCTCCCAGTAGCCATCGGTATGCGCTACGCCGAGCCCAGCATAAAACACGGCATCCAAGAATTGGTAGACCAAGGGGTAACGGATATTGTGCTGTTTCCGCTCTATCCTCAGTATGCTATGAGCACCACAGAAACCGTGATAGAGAAAGCGGAAGAGGTTCGTAAAAAGTATTTCCCGAAGATTAGAATAAACTATGTGCAGCCTTTCTATAACCGAGAAATCTACATCAATTGTCTTGCGGAAAGCCTCCAAGAGAAGCTCCCTGCCGAGTTTGATGCGTTGCAGTTTTCTTATCACGGCGTTCCTGAGAGGCACCTCTACAAAACCGACCCTACCCATACCTGCAACCTCAACGATTGTTGCTCTCGGGAAGACAATCCCAGCCATTCTTTTTGCTATAGGCATCAATGTTTTAAAACCACAGAGCTGGTAATTGAGAAGCTCAACATCCCCAAGGAGAAAACGGTGATTTCGTTTCAATCTCGGTTGGGAAAAGATAAATGGATAGAGCCTTATACGGATGAAACTCTGGCTGCCCTGCCACAAAAAGGGGTTAAAAAGTTAGCCATCTGTTGTCCTGCCTTTGTCTCCGACTGTTTGGAAACTTTGGAAGAAATCGCTATAGAAGGAAAAGAGGAATTTCTGCACGCTGGAGGGAGCGCTTACCACTACCTCCCTTGCCTTAATGATGAAGACCGCTGGATAGAGGTCATCAAAACCCTCTGCGAAGAAGAGCTGGAGAAGTTTTATCTGGTGGGATGA